Genomic segment of Malus domestica chromosome 15, GDT2T_hap1:
GAAATTGGCAAGGAAAGCAGATCCTTCTTTTTGGTTACTCAACCGATGAACCGAACATgtagaacaaataaggaatcaCCTTTCtcgctttctttcttttctttctttcccttttaaCCTTTTAACATTTTCCACTTTCTTTCTGTATCCTTTCTCCGATCCAGAGGAAGCGTAAAAACATTTTCATACGCATACATACCTAGAGCTACATAAAAGCAACCCCACCTCATAATTTCCTCTCAAACTCATTTAGTTTCCCTCCAATGCTGAAATTAAATCAAATTAGTTATAAGAATCTAAGCTCTAATCGCAACTTGTTGCTAATTAAGCATAATCACAACCCTATTTACTAAGCGCGACATTTGTATGTCAAGACCaaccaaaattaacatacgtgatgtacttttataaaaactttaatCTAATGGCATGTTAATTAATTTGTAAGCTCCCTCCctcttaatatagataatatcatttgttaaaataaaaaaaataaaaaaaaggccgATTGGAATGGATTGGAGAACTataactgataggagcatatttacaagactttgttatcttatttctttgcatttacttagttaatttccatttattatagtaatttaagttattttcatattattgGAGGTCCAGTTGGTAAATATGATAATACATAGtcaaatggagcaatttggagcaattttggactTGAATTGAATAACATGCGTGGATAGCATATGGGCTAGATATTTCTAGTGTTTAAAAGGCGTTACACATGTGCTAAAATATagagaaattaaagttgaggcttggaagacaaggaattacacaagaaagaggaatcctaGCTGGAGAAAAACACTATCTTATCATAtcttatctccagctgcaaggaagaatcctaatcacattccaacACTCTCCACCTATTTCTTAGAgtcctaaaataattcaaaacgcCTAATCCCTTTCCTCCTTGGATTCAGCCGtgccctatatatatatgaagtgtCTTGCAACGTTTCAGAGGTGTGCCGCACctaccattcatccattgaagttactggaattttcagagttctttctctctttgttttaagtttcaatgtttattttagattgcttttcagttatgatgaacatgtgtaactaagtttctttttagctagaggtgaattcgaagccatgatcatatattttatataaattgattacatccaattattgtttcataaaacatgaatgcgatttacttatttgctttatagaaaacttattcttgtatgtttattaaggatgcatacttagtttgcatgcaaagATTTGATACTAGAATacaaggaaatttcacctaatcgttatgaacttatatttgtaaATGGTAAAAGTTAgtagtcatgattgagttaagtaaattattggtaggagtatcatgcttttcatagttacgattattttgtcaatgcttatgattttcacataaTTTAATAATCTTcgagatgtatctctatcatgcctttcatagttagggaacttaaGAAGAATAATTTGCTTGCATCGCtatgtccaattcaatgaacttaggaaaatctgagagttaattagtgatgtatgcagttaatttggggcattgtcattcttggtttataggaagaataactagaaatcgatttgtatgcatatgattcatgtgtggagaagaatcctttagctatcatttcatccatatttcattcacaacttaatttatTTGCTGCCATTTACttatgttttaattaaattcgtccaaagtccCCCCAATTattgttttgttgttagtttaatttagttttcagtttgttaagtttaatttgtgttggttagtatcccttctaatccccgaaatagaacgatccctacttactcgtactacaattgcataatttatagggtttaatttgtgttctaccacatcaaattttggcgttgttgccggggattagcaaaattgctaatcttcccctttgttgctgtttgtgtcttttcttttgtttccaattttgttttgtcttcttttgttttAGGCACTAGTTTATGTCTCAAAGTTCTCAACCTATTCGTGAGAATATATTAGaatttgacgacgattttgaacaaactttgaaaaagaagaggaagcagCCAGAATTCAATTCACCTAGTTCTAGTTCCGAATCCGAATTTGAAGTTGAAACTGAAATGGAACTGGAAGAAGAACAAGACATGGCGgttgacaatcgaacaatcaaggaaatTTCAGCcttgggattggacaatgctatTCCcttttgcattcaataccctaTGGCAGTTCAAGGCAAAACTGATGAGTTTGCTGAAATTAaaagcaacattttcatttgcatACATAGCTAGAGCTACATAAAAGCAACCCCACCTCATAATTTATTCTCAAACTCATTTAATTTCCCTCCAATGCTGAAATTAAATCAAATTAGTTATAAGAATCTAAGCTCTAATCGCAACTTCTTGCTAATTAAGCATAATCACAACCCTATTTACTAAGCGTGACATTTGTATGTCAAGACCGATCAAAATTAACATACGTGATGTACTTTTATAAAAGCTTTAATCTAACGGCATGTTGATTAATTTGTAAGCCCCCTCCtccttaatataaataatatcctttgttaaaaaaaaaaatacaaagcagATTGGAGAACTATAACCTATATATCCAACGATACAAGTAGAAATTACGACTGAGAAAGATGAGCTCGAAAATGATGTCTGTCAGAGATGTAAAGTTAAATTTGAGTATAAAGGCACAAAGCGCCCACAGTATATAGCATAGAAGGGTAAAGTAGGAAAAAGTGAGAAGTGAGAACTACATATTCCCAAAGTAAGTTACTGATTGATCAAGTCAGCTCTTTGGCTGTCAAGCACATTGCTGTATTGCTATATCATGTACAGAATTTACCAACcggaaatgaaaaacaaccaGATTGTTGTAGGGGAAGTCATTTCTCCACACACCCTTTTGATCTTCTGCACTTCTCTATTTaattatgtctgttgattcacTTATCATTCATTCGATCCAATtgctaaaaagaaaaaagaaaaaaagggtgtGCAAGAGGCCAAAAGCGGAGTGCAGAAATTACTCTCCTAAATCCTAAACTGTGGCAGTACTCCAAGACAATCATGTTATGCCATTCATTTAACTTTCGACCTAGAGTTGGCACGTGCTTTTGCCTCTTTAATAAAGGTGACCAGAACAGTGTCAGCAATGAGAGAGCAGCTAAGCTAAGCAGTGAGGTCCTTCTCCAAACTTTCGGACTTATAAACCCTAGGCAAATTTAGATATTCAAGACAAAAGCTATGGTCTCAGCAGCAACATATCTCTACATAGTAAACCGATCCAAAAGATTTGGCTGAACATCTTTTATAAAACTTACTTTTGTAGTTATACGCAAATTAGGTACAAGCCATTATTTCCAAGTGTTTCGATCACATAAGATAAGTATGTTCATTAATACGAATCGTCCCATGTTCCACAAAGGTAAACCTATATACATAAAATGTAAGGTAGAATGCAGAATGAAATAGGTAGGGCGATACCAACGCGGATGGGATCGATACATCTCCATTTAGCAAGCCAAGCGTAGAAAAAGAAGGCGCACCATTATATGTATGACTCTGAATTCCTGCCTCGGCTTGTATTTAACAATGGAAGCTTAGTATCAGGAAGTCGGGAGATGCAAGGATCTAATGGCGTGTTCTATCTATTTGCCCGGCAATGCTCTATTTCCCGAGTAGATGCCAACAAAATTAATATCGTAGACAAGAGTAGCATTTCCAGGTATATTGCAGTCACCTATAAAAGATGCATATATGTTAGTTTCTGATAGTTTCCAAGACTCAAAACGACTGACTGtatgtttaaaatattttagtttttaccTTAAGGTCTAGGAATAAATTAGCAAGCCTCAGATTTTGAGAAACTGTAGCATACATCATCATTATACCATCGATATAAGTAACTGTACTTGACATccagtttttacttttctaagAAATTACGGTAGCAGATATCGACAAGAGTTTTGTCCTGCAAAGTTAACTGATCGCATATACCAAGTATTTCCACACGTACACAGATAGTGAGGATGATAGTGATTCAATGATGTCTTTTGTAAGATCATAGAAAGTTTCAAGTTTCTGATGATGATTTTGGTTGACGACAACAGTCGTAAACCATAATCATGGAAGACTAAAGAATCAAGATAGTTTCAAATATAAAGGAAACTCACCTGAGAAGCATCCTGCAGGTTCTGGCCCATATGCTAAATGTGAAGGAATTTTAAGCTTCCGCTTTCCCCCTGTGTGATATTTGATGGTTAcgatttgatttcttttttttttttttttttttttcacaaatggCAAGAAACATTTAGAAACATAACCAACTTTATCGTCTTACCTATTTGCATTGGAGGCACACCCTCACCCCCTAAAATACCTTGATCCAGTCCCCTAATAACCTGGACACCAGAATATAAGATAAAGGTAAATGGGCATGAATAAATGAAGGTATGGAGGCGGAGACTACACCGAGAGaatcaaaagaaaaggaaaactaaGCATTTCTCAAGTCCACAATTTGATGTACTTCGTTTAGTTTCTTTATTCTACTCTGGTTTCTTAGAGCCCTTGGTTGCTTTGATTTTGACAAATGCAACacgaaaattgtttttgtttaattcttAATCTCTGGACTTGGAATTAGGGGTTAATTCTCCATTTAGTATTATTGCTAATAATTTAGGATGAAAACCTCAAACAAGAAGCTAAGCAAGACTCTTCCTCTCCTATATATTCAACCCCACCATGACGAGCTTGAAAAACTTATGAATAATAAATACAATATATGGATATTGCCATAGTAAAGTGCAATGCTGATTAATACAAGAGGTGAAGAATGTGATAAAATTCTGAAGTATTTTGAAACCCGTTGCAACACATCCATGTGGAAATTGGAAAACACTCAGTATATGTTTATTTCTCATGTTTTCAAGATGTTCTAATACTTAATAATTTATgcgtcattttattttgcaatttaggTATCCCAATATAATTATGTGTGTTATTTTTTAAGCATAAAcgacacttatttatacaatatatcATAAATTTCTTGAATCCGTCTAGTccgcctaggccccgcctagccgcctaggggATAGGCACCAGCCTgtcgcccgactagcgcctagcatcttttagaaccttgatttaGAGATATCTGAAAAGAAAatgtttagtttgtttctgATGCTGCTTTAAAATTGGAGAAATTGAGTGAACATCCAAGCTAGCCAATTAGTGTTTTTACTTTGATATTAGAAAAGGTCATGCCGAGTTTTATTCGACGGGGCTACAATATTGATGGAGGCATCAGGAAACCTTTATCAGCTATTGATAATATCATTCATGATGAGTTTGATTGTGGCCGGAAACATTCTTTATTTCTGATGTTGATTGTGGCCGGAAACATTGCAAACCTTAATAATTAGTTTATTCCAACAATGGGAGAATGATAACAAAGAAAAAATCGAATACACCTTTAGTTAGGACTTCAGAGAATGATTAAAATGCATCTAAGTACGTAAAAGAGGAACAGCCTCAGAACAGAGAATCGGCAATTCATAGAAAGCACATGCAGAAATGTAAGTGTAAGATGACTATCCGGACAGAATTTTCACTAATTCTTGTGGCTTTTATGCTCATTACGCAGTATGATTCTTGATTTAAAAGCTTCAAGTCATCATATAGGAAATAAAAGAGATAATGTTCTCATCTAATGGATACTATAGAATTTTCATACCTTGCCAACACCAATACGCAAAGTTAGAGGTCTGCCTCGTTTGTAGCTACTGTCAAAGACTGTCCCATCAGCGAATCTTGCGGTGTAGTGAATCTGTGTTCGTTAAAACAGACTATTGTATTATTAAGTTGTGTTTGATAGACATATCTCGTAATAACTTCACTTTCAGAAAAAGGAGACATGACTCGGTACCAAGATAAGGTTGTTTatcaattcattcaatcatcGAAATCTTGGTATGCCAATTTTGGTCATCCATTGCCTAAATGTGTGCTGCCAAGTTCTGTTTAGTTCTTGCAGACCTAGTGACCTACACACAAGGGAGAATGTTGGCGAGCATTTGACGTTGAGCCTTATTACAATCGTCAAATTTCTCTCTtaacaattttgagtttttggaaTCAATCATTTAATTGACAGACCAAGAAAACGGTATCACAAAAGTAGTTGAATAGACCAAAACTGATGCTGCTTGTATATTTGGTATTTTGGTGCAAGTGAGTTGGAATACCTGTGTCTGCCAAGTAATATGGAGAGAATTTCTCCCTGGCAGGTGAGAATAAGTTCATTACAAATTTGGCTGGGGAGAATAAGTTTCGTTTCAACTTCTTCACAAGTGGGAAGAAATGCGAGTATAACCTAATGCTGGGAAGTAAATTCTGTACCAAACAGAGCGTACCTATCTGTTTTGGGTCGATTCACACTAGACCATTAATTTGGTAAGCCATAAAACCAAAGGAACATCAATGGTCACTATATTGAAACAACCAACTTCACTTCTATCTTTCCCAATGttttaaatacatatatatatgtatgtgctTCACAAGACGATATTCTACATTATCCTAAGCAGTGAGGAAAAGGGGATTCGAACTTGGGTGCAATTCGTAATCATATTGTATTTGACACCCATTAACAAGAAGCAAAACTTGTAATTCGAAAGtatacaacaataaaaaaaccaaaaattttgTATGCTTTCTCTTTTGTTGAAATAAAAGACCTGACATAGCGCTGAAGAAAGCAGAAACTGGGAACTCACATTGATGAGCTCACCGCGAGGAGCTTCGACGCCGGGGCCAACTGAAACATCACAGAAACCAAGCCCAGAACGAACAAAGTTCAAGTCACAGAGAGGCTCCCCCACGGTGGCGTAGTACTCAATCCTCGTGGCGTCAGCTTCCAAAGGAGACAATGCCATAATTGAAGATGCTAACAGCCCCATACCCACATCCATTACGGACTTCTTGctcaaaatatttgaaaatttccaGGAAGATTTGTTTGCATTGTTTGCAGTTGCTGAgaatgaagaagatgaacaagaaCAAGTGGAAGTGGGTTTGGAGGAGGAGAGTGAGGTTGCAGGAGGAGGATTAGGGGGTTGAATTTGGGCTAGGGGCTTTGGAGTTGTAAGGATTAGAGTAGAAACCGCCATTTTTATTtatcttaatttgattttgtaaCTCTTATCTGTTCTTGGTCTGGAGGTTTGAGAGCTGAATAACTGCTAACGACTCTTTTCA
This window contains:
- the LOC103429594 gene encoding photosynthetic NDH subunit of lumenal location 4, chloroplastic, giving the protein MAVSTLILTTPKPLAQIQPPNPPPATSLSSSKPTSTCSCSSSSFSATANNANKSSWKFSNILSKKSVMDVGMGLLASSIMALSPLEADATRIEYYATVGEPLCDLNFVRSGLGFCDVSVGPGVEAPRGELINIHYTARFADGTVFDSSYKRGRPLTLRIGVGKVIRGLDQGILGGEGVPPMQIGGKRKLKIPSHLAYGPEPAGCFSGDCNIPGNATLVYDINFVGIYSGNRALPGK